The Meriones unguiculatus strain TT.TT164.6M chromosome 1, Bangor_MerUng_6.1, whole genome shotgun sequence genome has a segment encoding these proteins:
- the Kdelr1 gene encoding ER lumen protein-retaining receptor 1 — translation MNLFRFLGDLSHLLAIILLLLKIWKSRSCAGISGKSQVLFAVVFTARYLDLFTNYISLYNTCMKVVYIACSFTTVWMIYSKFKATYDGNHDTFRVEFLVVPTAVLAFLVNHDFTPLEILWTFSIYLESVAILPQLFMVSKTGEAETITSHYLFALGVYRTLYLFNWIWRYHFEGFFDLIAIVAGLVQTVLYCDFFYLYITKVLKGKKLSLPA, via the exons ATGAATCTCTTCCGATTCCTGGGAGACCTCTCCCACCTCCTAGCTATCATCTTGTTACTGCTCAAAATCTGGAAGTCCCGATCGTGTGCGG GCATTTCAGGGAAGAGCCAAGTCCTGTTTGCTGTGGTGTTCACTGCCCGATATCTGGACCTGTTCACCAATTACATTTCACTCTACAACACCTGCATGAAG gtGGTCTACATAGCTTGTTCCTTTACCACTGTGTGGATGATCTACAGCAAGTTCAAAGCTACATACGATGGGAATCACGACACTTTCCGGGTGGAGTTCCTCGTTGTTCCCACGGCTGTTCTAGCATTCTTGGTCAACCATGACTTCACCCCACTGGAG ATCCTCTGGACTTTCTCTATCTACCTGGAGTCGGTGGCCATCTTGCCACAGTTGTTCATGGTAAGCAAGACTGGCGAGGCGGAGACCATCACCAGCCACTACCTGTTTGCCCTGGGGGTCTACCGCACACTTTATCTCTTCAACTGGATCTGGCGCTACCACTTCGAGGGGTTCTTTGACCTCATCGCCATCGTTGCTGGCCTGGTGCAGACAGTGCTCTACTGCGacttcttctacctctatatCACCAAAG TCCTAAAGGGGAAGAAGCTGAGCTTGCCGGCATAG